From a region of the Chrysemys picta bellii isolate R12L10 chromosome 7, ASM1138683v2, whole genome shotgun sequence genome:
- the MSMB gene encoding beta-microseminoprotein encodes MQCIISLQKTSHRLGATNFTMKCFLGILFAFGILVTLCDAFCFYQRNDPLKSTEGCSQDEKVYNFGTTWTANCNRCHCSRNGIRCCSTYHSPAGYDREKCESIFNKDTCSYSVVEKADPSKACEVRGLVG; translated from the exons ATGCAGTGTATAATTTCACTGCAGAAAACTTCCCACAGACTGGGAGCAACCAATTTTACAATG AAGTGCTTTCTGGGTATCCTTTTTGCCTTTGGCATCTTGGTGACACTATGCGATGCATTCTGTTTTTATCAACGAAATGACCCATTGAAATCTACCGAAG GTTGTAGTCAAGATGAAAAGGTGTATAACTTTGGTACCACTTGGACTGCAAATTGCAACAGATGTCACTGCAGCCGGAATGGAATACGCTGTTGCTCCAC CTATCATTCGCCTGCGGGTTATGACAGAGAAAAATGTGAAAGCATTTTCAACAAGGACACCTGCAGCTACAGCGTGGTGGAGAAGGCCGACCCCTCGAAAGCCTGCGAGGTCCGTGGTTTGGTGGGTTAA